CTGGTATCAACTGTATTGCATAGCGGTTAAATACAGCGGTTCCGCACCTGATGCAGAAGAGCTGGTGCAAAACCTGTTTGAAAAAATCTGGCGCAACCGCGCTTCACTACAGGTGAAAAACTGGGGTGCCTTTCTTACCGTTTCCCTGCGAAACATGGTGATCGATTTTCATCGCAGGCAATCGCAGAAAAACAAATTCCTCAAAAATTACCACCCACATGCAGCCATCCACTCCATGGAAGAAGAACTGGACCAGGAACAACTACTGGTGCTTATCGAAAATCACCTGCACGAACTGCCGGAAAAAACACAAACCATTTTCAAACTCAGCCGGTACGAACATAAATCGGTAAAGGAAATTGCCGGGCATATGCAGCTCACCGAAAAAGCCGTTGAATACCATATCACCCGGTCGATCAAACTCCTGCGCCAGCACCTGCGTAATTATCTGAACACCTGGTTTACGTTGTTTTAGTGGAATAGCTGCAAGCCGCAAGCTGCAAGCAAATACAGGGCTGAAAGCCGAAAGGTTAAAGCCAAAAGCAAATACAGCTTTAAGCGGTAAGCCATAAGCAATATACCGCTGCGCGGAAACCCCGACTCGTAGGGGGCAGG
The Niastella koreensis GR20-10 genome window above contains:
- a CDS encoding RNA polymerase sigma factor; protein product: MCAASSSHIENEISLQRDGIAAFEILYKKYWYQLYCIAVKYSGSAPDAEELVQNLFEKIWRNRASLQVKNWGAFLTVSLRNMVIDFHRRQSQKNKFLKNYHPHAAIHSMEEELDQEQLLVLIENHLHELPEKTQTIFKLSRYEHKSVKEIAGHMQLTEKAVEYHITRSIKLLRQHLRNYLNTWFTLF